Genomic window (Fusobacterium sp.):
ACCTTGATAAAACCTAATATAGGAAAAAAAGGGGATAGTCTTTATGTAGATGAAGGAAGGATGGAGCCTCTTCAACTAGGAATACTTGCTGCCCTCACACCAAAAGATATAGATGTAGTGATGTATGATGACAGAATGGAACGGATACCCTATGATGAATATACCGACTTAGCAGTACTTACAGTGGAAACTTTTACTGCAAGGCGTGCTTATGAAATAGCTGAAGAATATAGAAGCAGAGGAGTAAAAACACTTATGGGAGGAATGCATGTGATGCTGATACCTGATGAAGTACAGGAATATTGTGATTCTATCATAGTGGGGGATGCTGAATCTGTATGGAAAGAAATGACAGAAGATTTAAAAATTGGAAAACTAAAGAAAAGATATAAAGGAAAGCAACTTCCTATACCTCAAGAAAATATCATCACAAGAAGAGATATTTTTGAAGGAAAGGGATATCTTCCTATAACCCTTATACAATTTTCCAGAGGGTGTAAATATAGATGTAACTTCTGTGCTTCAAGTGCATATTTTAAAAATAAACATTTCTGTAGAAGAGTGGAAGATGTGGTCACAGAAATAAAAAGTCAGAAAAGAAAGCTGATTTTTTTTGTGGATGATAATATAATAGCAAATTTTCAAAAAGCAAAGGATCTATTCAGAGCATTAATACCATTAAAAATAAAATGGGTAAGTCAAGGCAGTATGGATATGCTTTATGATGATGAATTAATGGAACTCATGGTAAAAAGTGGATGTCTGGGACTAGTAATAGGATTTGAATCAATAAATGAAGAAAATCTTAAAAATATGAACAAGGGTTCTAATAGGCAAAAAAAATTTGATAAGTACAAAAGAGAGATAGAAATATTAAGAAAATGGGGAC
Coding sequences:
- a CDS encoding radical SAM protein yields the protein MKITLIKPNIGKKGDSLYVDEGRMEPLQLGILAALTPKDIDVVMYDDRMERIPYDEYTDLAVLTVETFTARRAYEIAEEYRSRGVKTLMGGMHVMLIPDEVQEYCDSIIVGDAESVWKEMTEDLKIGKLKKRYKGKQLPIPQENIITRRDIFEGKGYLPITLIQFSRGCKYRCNFCASSAYFKNKHFCRRVEDVVTEIKSQKRKLIFFVDDNIIANFQKAKDLFRALIPLKIKWVSQGSMDMLYDDELMELMVKSGCLGLVIGFESINEENLKNMNKGSNRQKKFDKYKREIEILRKWGLQTWAAFTVGHDEDTVESIKETCRFAIENKFCFAAYNILMPYPGTPLYEKLKEEGRLLYDGKWWLHDEYRFNYAAILPKNMTPDELTEVSFWCRKEFNSPLSIFSRAFDFKTNMRTPYRFFTYLIYNPLFRKEVYKKQGMKFGNK